The sequence TTTGCATAAAGAGTTCAATTGGTGGATCTTTTAACAAATTTATAGCAGACACTGCAATACTTTTCGTTTCATCAGACATCCTTTCAAGATCTACGATTATTCTCATAATCATAACTATATATCTAAGATCCTTTGCTACTGGTTGATAAAGCGCCAGCATAGTCATGCACTGTTCTTCTATATCTATCTCAAGTTCATCAGTAATCTTCTCGCTTTCAATAACTTCTTGAGCTATTCTTGAATCCCTCTCTAGAATAGAAAGAATTACCAAATCTATCGCTCTCTCCACAAGAGTTGTCATTTCAAAAAGCTTTTTCGTTAATTCTCTGATCTCTATATCAAAATGTCTTTCCAAAGATACACCTCTCTTTCTTAACCAAATCTACCAGTTATATAATCTTCTGTAAGCTTTTCTTTTGGAACCTTAAATATCTGTTCTGTTACACCATATTCTATCAAACTTCCAAGATACATAAACGAAGTAAAATCAGAAATTCTTGCCGCCTGTTGCATGTTGTGTGTAACTATAACAATTACTATTTCATTTTTTAGATTCACTATCAATTCTTCTATTTTCGCAGTAGAAATAGGATCAAGTGCCGATGTAGGCTCATCCATCAAGATAATTTCAGGATCGTTTGCAAGAGCCCTTGCAATGCAAAGCCTTTGTTGCTGACCACCTGAAAGATTTGTAGGGAGTTCCTTTAATCTATCCTTAGTTTCTTCCCATAAAGCAACTCTAATTAAATTTTTTTCACAAATCTCCTCTTTTTGTTTTTTTGAAAGCCTTTTTCCACTCATTAGAAATCCTGCTAGAACATTGTCCTGTATAGACATAAATGGAAAGGGATTAGGTCTTTGGAAAACCATTCCAACCTTTCTTCTCACTTTATACAGGTCCATCTTAAAAATATTTTCATTGTCCAAAAGTATTTTGCCCTTAACAGATGCATTTTTGTCAAGCTCATGCATTCTATTCAGACACCTCAAAAGGGTTGTTTTCCCACATCCAGAAGGTCCAATTATCGCTGTAACAGCCCTGTCGTAAATATCAAGGTTTATACCCTTCAAGACTTCGTTTTTTCCAAAAAAGGCTCGAACGTTCTCCAATTTCATCTTTATCATATTTTTTTCGCCTACTCCCCAAGTCTTCTATAACGACCTAAAATTATACTTAAAACTGTAACAAATGTTATTAGAACTAATGCCCCAGCCCAGGCCAGCCTGTGCCATTCATCATATGGAGAGATCGCATATATAAATATTTGTAACGGTATCGCAGCCATTGGCCTTGTAGGATTTAATTCTAAAAAGCTGTTTCCAAAAGCTGTAAAAAGAAGTGGAGCTGTTTCTCCAGCTATTCGCGCAAGAGTCAAAAGTGAAATAGCTAGAAGTGGAAATTTTGCAAATCTAAGCACTACATAAAAAATAACCCTTGTCCTAGAAAGACCAAGCGAATAAGCCGCCTCAAGCAAAAGAGTAGGAGTCATATTAAAAATCTGTTCACTAGCAAGTACCATATAAGGTATTCCCACTAATGCAAGTGCTATTGAACCAGCAAGGCCAGAAAAGTGCCCCATTTGCTTCACAACTATATAATAAACACAAATACCACAAACAATTGTAGGCGTCCCCTGAAGCAAAGACATGGCTTCTTTTAAAAACTTAGCAAAGAGACTTCCTGAATAGAGGTGTAAATAGAGACCACCTAAAATAGACAAAGAAACTATTATTACCATTGCAAGTGAATCAATAATTATCGAGCCTACAATCGCCTGTTTAAATCCTCCTGAACTAGAACCTACTGGTCTTGCCGTTTCAGTAAAAAAATTAATGCTTAGCGAGCTAATTCCATCCTTTATAAGTTGAAAGAGAATAAAGGCTAAGACCAAAGATACAAAAATCGCCACAGACAATGTAAAAATTTGAAAAACTTTATCAATAATAAACCTCAACTATGCCCTCCTGTACAAAAGCCTTAGTAAGAGCTTAGCTAAAACATTAGTAGTGAATACAAGAATAAACAAAATAAGTCCAAGCTCAA comes from Thermodesulfobium acidiphilum and encodes:
- the phoU gene encoding phosphate signaling complex protein PhoU, with product MERHFDIEIRELTKKLFEMTTLVERAIDLVILSILERDSRIAQEVIESEKITDELEIDIEEQCMTMLALYQPVAKDLRYIVMIMRIIVDLERMSDETKSIAVSAINLLKDPPIELFMQKIPDMAKKVKVMVRNAITSLVEKNEEMALSVIEDDDAVDEDYHNILQNLKKELTERRFNCERIIDWLFITRHFERLGDHATNIAEDVLYIVRGKNVKHMKP
- the pstB gene encoding phosphate ABC transporter ATP-binding protein PstB is translated as MIKMKLENVRAFFGKNEVLKGINLDIYDRAVTAIIGPSGCGKTTLLRCLNRMHELDKNASVKGKILLDNENIFKMDLYKVRRKVGMVFQRPNPFPFMSIQDNVLAGFLMSGKRLSKKQKEEICEKNLIRVALWEETKDRLKELPTNLSGGQQQRLCIARALANDPEIILMDEPTSALDPISTAKIEELIVNLKNEIVIVIVTHNMQQAARISDFTSFMYLGSLIEYGVTEQIFKVPKEKLTEDYITGRFG
- the pstA gene encoding phosphate ABC transporter permease PstA yields the protein MRFIIDKVFQIFTLSVAIFVSLVLAFILFQLIKDGISSLSINFFTETARPVGSSSGGFKQAIVGSIIIDSLAMVIIVSLSILGGLYLHLYSGSLFAKFLKEAMSLLQGTPTIVCGICVYYIVVKQMGHFSGLAGSIALALVGIPYMVLASEQIFNMTPTLLLEAAYSLGLSRTRVIFYVVLRFAKFPLLAISLLTLARIAGETAPLLFTAFGNSFLELNPTRPMAAIPLQIFIYAISPYDEWHRLAWAGALVLITFVTVLSIILGRYRRLGE